A DNA window from Camelina sativa cultivar DH55 chromosome 13, Cs, whole genome shotgun sequence contains the following coding sequences:
- the LOC104737513 gene encoding translocase of chloroplast 159, chloroplastic isoform X1, with protein sequence MDSKSVTPEPTNPYYASGQSGKTYASVVAAAAAAAASKDDGGAVSSGKELDSEALSGNSDKGVADDLPNADKEKDGGEGDSLKDDSLKEDSLKVDSATTTKPEVVSGETIGEDDVSSLSPKPEDVSDGVGVAVEEKKVSSEGVEDVKDDGESKIENGSVDVGEKQASADGVVVDENPETETQTETVSVSKVKDVEEDVGVKKDDDEVKQADETNEKEGELSGKVDVDDKIDSVIEEDGVKLTDKGDVVVDSSPVESVHVDVAKPGVAVVGDAKGSEELKINADKEILQVSNKFDQIGHDDGGGFEPESDKATEEVGEKLTSGADSPKPESVDTNASEPEVVAVQSGTEPKDMVEANGLDKGMSYAEVIKAASAVADNGTKEEESVSSGVVNEEEGVKLTNKGYFVVDSSAIKAVDVDVAKPGVVVVGDVEASEVLETDGNIVDVHNKFEPVGQVEGGGVELESDKATEEVRREKLTSEGDSIVDSSVVESVDADINVAEPGIVVVGAAKEAEIKEDGGDDEVEKTIPSIEEPDDLTAAYDGNIELAAKEISEAAKVESDEPKVDVEEKELPVSESSNVDSIDVKEDSNPAAESQFEANPNPEVPEVSEGDNAEEGGNKLPVEDIVSSREFNFEGKEVDQEPSGEGVIGVDGSESEEETEEMIFGSSEAAKQFLAELEKASSGIEAHSDEANISNSMSDRIDGQIVTDSDEDVDTEDEGGEKMFDSAALAALLKAATGGGSSEGGNFTITSQDGTKLFSMDRPAGLSSSLRPLKPAAAPRANRSNIFSNPNVTMADETEVNLSEEEKQKLEKLQSLRVKFLRLLQRLGHSAEDSIAAQVLYRLALLAGRQTGQLFSLDAAKKKAVESEAEGNEDLNFSLNILVLGKAGVGKSATINSILGNQKTSIDAFGLSTTSVREISETVGGVKINFIDTPGLKSAAMDQSTNAKMLSSVKKVMKKCPPDIVLYVDRLDTQTRDLNNLPLLKTVTASLGSSIWKNAIVTLTHAASAPPDGPSGTPLSYDVFVAQCSHIVQQSIGQAVGDLRLMNPSLMNPVSLVENHPLCRKNREGVKVLPNGQTWRPQLLLLCYSLKVLSEANSLLKPQEPIDHRKVFGFRVRSPPLPYLLSWLLQSRAHPKLPGDQGGDSVDSDIEIDDVSDSEQDDGEDDEYDQLPPFKPLRKTQLAKLSKEQRKAYFEEYDYRVKLLQKKQWREELKRMKEMKKNGKKVGESEFGYLGEEDDPENGAPAAVPVPLPDMVLPPSFDSDNSAYRYRFLEPTSQLLTRPVLDTHGWDHDCGYDGVNAEHSLAVANRFPATATVQVTKDKKEFNIHLDSSVSAKHGENGSTMAGFDIQNVGKQLAYVVRGETKFKNLRKNKTTVGGSVTFLGENIATGVKLEDQIALGKRFVLVGSTGTMRSQGDSAYGANLEVRLREADFPIGQDQSSLGLSLVKWRGDLALGANLQSQVSVGRNSKIALRAGLNNKMSGQITVRTSSSDQLQIALTAILPIAMSIYKSIRPEATNDKYSMY encoded by the exons ATGGACTCCAAGTCTGTAACTCCAGAACCAACCAACCCTTACTACGCTTCGGGGCAATCAG GAAAAACCTATGCTTCCGTTGTCGCCGCCGCTGCTGCTGCAGCCGCCAGTAAGGATGATGGTGGCGCTGTGAGTAGTGGGAAGGAGTTGGATTCGGAGGCTTTGTCTGGTAATTCTGATAAGGGTGTAGCTGATGATTTACCTAACGCCGATAAGGAGAAGGATGGTGGCGAGGGTGATTCCTTAAAGGATGATTCCCTAAAGGAAGATTCCCTAAAGGTAGATTCTGCTACGACTACTAAGCCTGAGGTTGTTTCTGGTGAAAcaattggagaagatgatgtttCCTCGTTATCTCCGAAGCCGGAGGATGTTTCTGATGGTGTTGGGGTTGCGGTGGAGGAAAAGAAGGTTAGTAGTGAGGGCGTGGAAGATGTTAAAGACGATGGTGAGAGTAAGATTGAAAACGGGAGTGTTGATGTTGGAGAGAAACAAGCTTCCGCAGATGGTGTAGTGGTGGATGAGAATCCGGAAACGGAAACGCAAACGGAAACGGTGAGTGTGAGTAAAGTGAAGGATGTGGAAGAAGATGTTGGAGTgaaaaaagatgatgatgaggtgaAACAGGCAGATGAAACCAATGAGAAGGAGGGTGAGTTGAGTGGAAAAGTTGATGTTGACGATAAAATTGATAGTGTTATTGAAGAAGATGGTGTGAAGTTAACTGATAAAGGAGACGTCGTAGTGGACTCGTCCCCTGTAGAATCTGTGCATGTTGATGTGGCAAAACCAGGGGTCGCTGTTGTAGGAGACGCCAAGGGAAGTGAGGAGTTGAAGATTAATGCCGATAAGGAAATTCTTCAAGTGTCTAATAAGTTTGATCAAATTGGGCACGATGATGGTGGTGGATTTGAACCTGAGTCTGATAAGGCCACTGAGGAGGTAGGAGAAAAATTGACTAGCGGAGCAGATTCCCCTAAACCAGAATCTGTGGATACCAATGCTTCAGAGCCAGAGGTTGTAGCTGTCCAAAGTGGAACTGAACCGAAGGATATGGTAGAAGCTAACGGATTGGATAAGGGTATGAGTTATGCTGAGGTAATTAAGGCAGCTAGTGCAGTAGCTGACAATGGAACCAAGGAGGAGGAGAGTGTGTCCAGTGGCGTTgttaatgaagaagaaggtgttaAGTTAACCAACAAGGGATACTTTGTAGTGGACTCATCTGCTATAAAAGCTGTGGATGTAGATGTGGCGAAGCCAGGGGTTGTGGTTGTTGGAGATGTAGAGGCGAGTGAGGTGCTGGAAACTGATGGTAACATTGTTGATGTTCATAATAAGTTTGAACCAGTTGGCCAAGTTGAAGGTGGTGGAGTTGAACTTGAATCTGACAAGGCCACTGAGGAGGTAAGAAGAGAGAAGTTGACTAGCGAAGGAGACTCTATTGTTGACTCCTCTGTGGTGGAGTCTGTTGATGCTGATATCAATGTTGCAGAGCCAGGGATTGTGGTTGTTGGGGCAGCGAAGGAGGCTGAAATTAAGGAAGATGGTGGAGATGATGAGGTTGAGAAGACCATCCCAAGTATTGAGGAACCTGATGACCTGACTGCTGCGTATGATGGGAATATTGAATTGGCTGCTAAGGAAATATCAGAGGCAGCCAAAGTAGAGTCTGACGAACCAAAAGTGGATgtggaagaaaaagaattgcCTGTTTCTGAAAGTTCAAACGTAGATTCAATTGATGTAAAAGAGGATTCAAATCCCGCAGCTGAGTCACAGTTTGAAGCAAACCCTAACCCGGAGGTTCCGGAAGTTTCCGAAGGGGACAATGCTGAAGAGGGTGGAAACAAGCTCCCAGTCGAAGACATTGTTTCTTCTCGTGAGTTTAACTTTGAAGGAAAGGAAGTGGACCAGGAACCTTCTGGAGAAGGAGTTATCGGGGTTGATGGgtctgaaagtgaagaagaaactgaagagaTGATATTTGGGAGTTCTGAAGCTGCAAAACAGTTCTTGGCAGAGCTGGAAAAGGCTTCTTCTGGTATTGAGGCACATTCTGATGAAGCAAACATTTCTAACAGTATGTCAGATAGGATTGATGGCCAGATTGTCACCGATTCTGACGAGGATGTAGACACAGAGGATGAAGGTGGGGAGAAAATGTTTGATTCTGCAGCTTTGGCTGCACTTTTGAAGGCAGCCACTGGTGGCGGAAGTTCAGAAGGTGGCAATTTTACCATAACATCTCAAGATGGTACAAAGCTTTTCTCTATGGATAGACCAGCTGGTTTGAGTTCATCGTTAAGGCCCTTGAAACCTGCAGCAGCTCCACGTGCAAACCGTTCCAACATCTTTTCCAATCCTAATGTTACAATGGCGGATGAGACTGAGGTTAACTTGAGCGAGGAAGAGAAACAGAAATTGGAAAAGTTACAAAGCCTTCGTGTGAAGTTTTTGAGGCTTTTGCAAAGGTTGGGGCATTCGGCAGAAGATTCAATTGCAGCGCAGGTTCTTTACCGTCTTGCACTACTTGCTGGGAGACAAACTGGGCAGTTATTCAGTCTTGATGCTGCGAAGAAGAAAGCTGTGGAGTCTGAGGCTGAGGGAAACGAAGATTTGAACTTCTCTCTAAACATACTGGTCCTTGGAAAAGCCGGGGTGGGGAAAAGTGCTACTATAAACTCCATTTTGGGAAATCAGAAGACGTCCATTGATGCTTTTGGGCTCTCAACCACTTCGGTTAGGGAAATTTCTGAAACAGTGGGTGGTGTCAAGATTAACTTTATTGATACTCCGGGTTTGAAGTCTGCTGCGATGGATCAAAGTACAAATGCAAAAATGTTGTCCTCTGTAAAGAAGGTAATGAAGAAGTGTCCCCCTGATATTGTTCTTTATGTGGATCGGCTTGATACCCAGACCAGGGACTTGAACAATTTACCCTTGCTAAAGACGGTTACTGCTTCTCTTGGTTCATCCATATGGAAAAACGCTATAGTGACATTGACCCATGCCGCTTCTGCCCCTCCTGATGGCCCATCTGGCACCCCATTGAGCTATGATGTGTTTGTAGCGCAGTGCTCACATATAGTGCAACAGTCTATAGGACAGGCCGTTGGTGATCTACGCTTGATGAACCCAAGTCTGATGAATCCGGTTTCTCTTGTTGAGAATCACCCCTTGTGTAGGAAGAACCGGGAGGGAGTGAAGGTTCTCCCGAATGGCCAAACTTGGAGACCTCAGCTGTTGTTATTGTGCTACTCCCTAAAGGTTTTGTCTGAAGCAAATTCTCTATTGAAGCCTCAAGAACCAATCGACCACCGTAAAGTATTTGGTTTCCGAGTTCGATCCCCACCTCTCCCTTACTTGTTGTCTTGGCTGTTGCAGTCCCGTGCACATCCTAAGCTCCCTGGAGACCAAGGTGGTGATAGTGTTGACTCTGATATTGAAATTGATGATGTATCTGATTCTGAGCAGGACGATGGGGAAGATGACGAGTATGACCAGCTGCCACCATTTAAGCCTCTTCGAAAAACCCAACTTGCAAAACTCTcaaaagaacagagaaaggCATATTTCGAGGAGTATGATTACCGGGTAAAGCTCCTGCAGAAGAAACAGTGGAGAGAGGAATTGAAGAGGatgaaagaaatgaagaaaaacggGAAGAAGGTGGGTGAAAGTGAGTTTGGTTATctgggagaagaagatgatccagaaAATGGGGCTCCAGCTGCAGTGCCAGTTCCATTACCCGATATGGTTTTGCCACCTTCATTTGATAGTGATAACTCAGCTTACCGATACCGTTTTCTGGAGCCCACTTCACAACTCCTAACCAGGCCAGTGTTGGACACCCATGGTTGGGACCATGATTGTGGATATGACGGCGTCAATGCAGAACATAGTCTTGCTGTAGCAAACCGGTTCCCTGCTACGGCTACTGTCCAAGTCACCAAGGACAAGAAAGAGTTCAACATTCATTTGGACTCGTCGGTGTCTGCTAAGCACGGCGAGAATGGATCCACTATGGCAGGGTTCGATATCCAGAATGTAGGGAAGCAGCTGGCTTATGTGGTTAGAGGAGAAACCAAATTCAAGAACTTGAGGAAGAACAAGACGACTGTTGGAGGGTCAGTGACTTTCTTGGGAGAAAACATTGCCACTGGTGTTAAACTCGAGGATCAAATAGCACTGGGGAAAAGGTTTGTTCTTGTGGGCAGCACTGGGACAATGCGATCACAGGGAGATTCTGCCTATGGTGCGAACCTCGAGGTCAGGCTTAGGGAAGCTGATTTCCCAATTGGGCAGGACCAATCCTCTTTAGGGCTTTCTCTGGTGAAGTGGAGAGGCGATTTAGCCCTTGGAGCCAAT CTCCAATCTCAAGTCTCTGTTGGAAGGAACTCAAAGATCGCGCTTCGTGCAGGACTTAACAACAAGATGAGCGGACAGATCACAGTCAGAACCAGCAGCTCGGATCAGTTGCAGATTGCTCTCACGGCCATTCTTCCAATTGCCATGTCCATCTACAAGAGCATTCGACCAGAAGCTACGAACGACAAGTACAGCATGTACTAA
- the LOC104737513 gene encoding translocase of chloroplast 159, chloroplastic isoform X2, with translation MDSKSVTPEPTNPYYASGQSGKTYASVVAAAAAAAASKDDGGAVSSGKELDSEALSGNSDKGVADDLPNADKEKDGGEGDSLKDDSLKEDSLKVDSATTTKPEVVSGETIGEDDVSSLSPKPEDVSDGVGVAVEEKKVSSEGVEDVKDDGESKIENGSVDVGEKQASADGVVVDENPETETQTETVSVSKVKDVEEDVGVKKDDDEVKQADETNEKEGELSGKVDVDDKIDSVIEEDGVKLTDKGDVVVDSSPVESVHVDVAKPGVAVVGDAKGSEELKINADKEILQVSNKFDQIGHDDGGGFEPESDKATEEVGEKLTSGADSPKPESVDTNASEPEVVAVQSGTEPKDMVEANGLDKGMSYAEVIKAASAVADNGTKEEESVSSGVVNEEEGVKLTNKGYFVVDSSAIKAVDVDVAKPGVVVVGDVEASEVLETDGNIVDVHNKFEPVGQVEGGGVELESDKATEEVRREKLTSEGDSIVDSSVVESVDADINVAEPGIVVVGAAKEAEIKEYGGDDEVEKTIPSIEEPDDLTAAYDGNIELAAKEISEAAKVESDEPKVDVEEKELPVSESSNVDSIDVKEDSNPAAESQFEANPNPEVPEVSEGDNAEEGGNKLPVEDIVSSREFNFEEKEVDQEPFGEGVIGVDGSESEEETEEMIFGSSEAAKQFLAELEKASSGTEAHSDEANISNSMSGRIDGQIVTDSDEDVDTEDEGGEKMFDSAALAALLKAATGGGSSEGGNFTITSQDGTKLFSMDRPAGLSSSLRPLKPAAAPRANRSNIFSNPNVTMADETEVNLSEEEKQKLEKLQSLRVKFLRLLQRLGHSAEDSIAAQVLYRLALLAGRQTGQLFSLDAAKKKAVESEAEGNEDLNFSLNILVLGKAGVGKSATINSILGNQKTSIDAFGLSTTSVREISETVGGVKINFIDTPGLKSAAMDQSTNAKMLSSIKKVMKKFPPDIVLYVDRLDTQTRDLNNLPLLKTVTASLGSSIWKNAIVTLTHAASAPPDGPSGTPLNYDVFVAQCSHIVQQSIGQAVGDLRLMNPSLMNPVSLVENHPLCRKNREGVKVLPNGQTWRPQLLLLCYSLKVLSEANSLLKPQEPIDHRKVFGFRVRSPPLPYLLSWLLQSRAHPKLPGDQGGDSVDSDIEIDDVSDSEQDDGEDDEYDQLPPFKPLRKTQLAKLSKEQRKAYFEEYDYRVKLLQKKQWREELKRMKEMKKNGKKVGESEFGYLGEEDDPENGAPAAVPVPLPDMVLPPSFDSDNSAYRYRFLEPTSQLLTRPVLDTHGWDHDCGYDGVNAEHSLAVANRFPATATVQVTKDKKEFNIHLDSSVSAKHGENGSTMAGFDIQNVGKQLAYVVRGETKFKNLRKNKTTVGGSVTFLGENIATGVKLEDQIALGKRFVLVGSTGTMRSQGDSAYGANLEVRLREADFPIGQDQSSLGLSLVKWRGDLALGANLQSQVSVGRNSKIALRAGLNNKMSGQITVRTSSSDQLQIALTAILPIAMSIYKSIRPEATNDKYSMY, from the exons ATGGACTCCAAGTCTGTAACTCCAGAACCAACCAACCCTTACTACGCTTCGGGGCAATCAG GAAAAACCTATGCTTCCGTTGTCGCCGCCGCTGCTGCTGCAGCCGCCAGTAAGGATGATGGTGGCGCTGTGAGTAGTGGGAAGGAGTTGGATTCGGAGGCTTTGTCTGGTAATTCTGATAAGGGTGTAGCTGATGATTTACCTAACGCCGATAAGGAGAAGGATGGTGGCGAGGGTGATTCCTTAAAGGATGATTCCCTAAAGGAAGATTCCCTAAAGGTAGATTCTGCTACGACTACTAAGCCTGAGGTTGTTTCTGGTGAAAcaattggagaagatgatgtttCCTCGTTATCTCCGAAGCCGGAGGATGTTTCTGATGGTGTTGGGGTTGCGGTGGAGGAAAAGAAGGTTAGTAGTGAGGGCGTGGAAGATGTTAAAGACGATGGTGAGAGTAAGATTGAAAACGGGAGTGTTGATGTTGGAGAGAAACAAGCTTCCGCAGATGGTGTAGTGGTGGATGAGAATCCGGAAACGGAAACGCAAACGGAAACGGTGAGTGTGAGTAAAGTGAAGGATGTGGAAGAAGATGTTGGAGTgaaaaaagatgatgatgaggtgaAACAGGCAGATGAAACCAATGAGAAGGAGGGTGAGTTGAGTGGAAAAGTTGATGTTGACGATAAAATTGATAGTGTTATTGAAGAAGATGGTGTGAAGTTAACTGATAAAGGAGACGTCGTAGTGGACTCGTCCCCTGTAGAATCTGTGCATGTTGATGTGGCAAAACCAGGGGTCGCTGTTGTAGGAGACGCCAAGGGAAGTGAGGAGTTGAAGATTAATGCCGATAAGGAAATTCTTCAAGTGTCTAATAAGTTTGATCAAATTGGGCACGATGATGGTGGTGGATTTGAACCTGAGTCTGATAAGGCCACTGAGGAGGTAGGAGAAAAATTGACTAGCGGAGCAGATTCCCCTAAACCAGAATCTGTGGATACCAATGCTTCAGAGCCAGAGGTTGTAGCTGTCCAAAGTGGAACTGAACCGAAGGATATGGTAGAAGCTAACGGATTGGATAAGGGTATGAGTTATGCTGAGGTAATTAAGGCAGCTAGTGCAGTAGCTGACAATGGAACCAAGGAGGAGGAGAGTGTGTCCAGTGGCGTTgttaatgaagaagaaggtgttaAGTTAACCAACAAGGGATACTTTGTAGTGGACTCATCTGCTATAAAAGCTGTGGATGTAGATGTGGCGAAGCCAGGGGTTGTGGTTGTTGGAGATGTAGAGGCGAGTGAGGTGCTGGAAACTGATGGTAACATTGTTGATGTTCATAATAAGTTTGAACCAGTTGGCCAAGTTGAAGGTGGTGGAGTTGAACTTGAATCTGACAAGGCCACTGAGGAGGTAAGAAGAGAGAAGTTGACTAGCGAAGGAGACTCTATTGTTGACTCCTCTGTGGTGGAGTCTGTTGATGCTGATATCAATGTTGCAGAGCCAGGGATTGTG GTTGTTGGGGCAGCGAAGGAGGCTGAAATTAAGGAATATGGTGGAGATGATGAGGTTGAGAAGACCATCCCAAGTATTGAGGAACCTGACGACCTGACTGCTGCGTATGATGGGAATATTGAATTGGCTGCTAAGGAAATATCAGAGGCAGCCAAAGTAGAGTCTGACGAACCAAAAGTGGATgtggaagaaaaagaattgcCTGTTTCTGAAAGTTCAAACGTAGATTCAATTGATGTAAAAGAGGATTCAAATCCCGCAGCTGAGTCACAGTTTGAAGCAAACCCTAACCCGGAGGTTCCGGAAGTTTCCGAAGGAGACAATGCTGAAGAGGGTGGAAACAAGCTCCCAGTCGAAGACATTGTTTCTTCTCGTGAGTTTAACTTTGAAGAAAAGGAAGTGGACCAGGAACCTTTTGGAGAAGGTGTTATCGGGGTTGATGGgtctgaaagtgaagaagaaactgaagagaTGATATTTGGGAGTTCTGAAGCTGCAAAACAGTTCTTAGCAGAGCTGGAAAAGGCTTCTTCTGGTACTGAGGCACATTCTGATGAAGCAAACATTTCTAACAGTATGTCAGGTAGGATTGATGGCCAGATTGTCACCGATTCTGACGAGGATGTAGACACAGAGGATGAAGGTGGGGAGAAAATGTTTGATTCTGCAGCTTTGGCTGCACTTTTGAAGGCAGCCACTGGTGGCGGAAGTTCAGAAGGTGGCAATTTTACCATAACATCTCAAGATGGTACAAAGCTTTTCTCTATGGATAGACCAGCTGGTTTGAGTTCATCGTTAAGGCCCTTGAAACCTGCAGCAGCTCCACGTGCAAACCGTTCCAACATCTTTTCCAATCCTAATGTTACAATGGCGGATGAGACTGAGGTTAACTTGAGCGAGGAAGAGAAACAGAAATTGGAAAAGTTGCAAAGCCTTCGTGTGAAGTTTTTGAGGCTTTTGCAAAGGTTGGGGCATTCGGCAGAAGATTCAATTGCAGCGCAGGTTCTTTACCGTCTTGCACTACTTGCTGGGAGACAAACTGGGCAGTTATTCAGTCTTGATGCTGCGAAGAAGAAAGCTGTGGAGTCTGAGGCTGAGGGAAACGAAGATTTGAACTTCTCTCTAAACATACTGGTCCTTGGAAAAGCCGGGGTGGGAAAAAGTGCTACTATAAACTCCATTTTGGGAAATCAGAAGACGTCCATTGATGCTTTTGGGCTCTCAACCACTTCGGTTAGGGAAATTTCTGAAACAGTGGGTGGTGTCAAGATTAACTTTATTGATACTCCGGGTTTGAAGTCTGCTGCGATGGATCAAAGTACAAATGCAAAAATGTTGTCCTCTATAAAGAAGGTAATGAAGAAGTTTCCCCCTGATATTGTTCTTTATGTGGATCGACTTGATACCCAGACCAGGGACTTGAACAATTTACCCTTGCTAAAGACGGTTACCGCTTCTCTTGGTTCATCCATATGGAAAAACGCTATAGTGACATTGACCCATGCTGCTTCTGCCCCTCCTGATGGCCCATCTGGCACCCCATTGAACTATGATGTGTTTGTAGCGCAGTGCTCACACATAGTGCAACAGTCTATAGGACAGGCCGTTGGTGATCTACGCTTGATGAACCCAAGTCTGATGAATCCGGTTTCTCTTGTTGAGAATCACCCCTTGTGTAGGAAGAACCGGGAGGGAGTGAAGGTTCTCCCGAATGGCCAAACTTGGAGACCTCAGCTGTTGTTATTGTGCTACTCCCTAAAGGTTTTGTCTGAAGCAAATTCTCTATTGAAGCCTCAAGAACCAATCGACCACCGTAAAGTATTTGGTTTCCGAGTTCGATCCCCACCTCTCCCTTACTTGTTGTCTTGGCTGTTGCAGTCCCGTGCACATCCTAAGCTCCCTGGAGACCAAGGTGGTGATAGTGTTGACTCTGATATTGAAATTGATGATGTATCTGATTCTGAGCAGGACGATGGGGAAGATGACGAGTATGACCAGCTGCCACCATTTAAGCCTCTTCGAAAAACCCAACTTGCAAAACTCTcaaaagaacagagaaaggCATATTTCGAGGAGTATGATTACCGGGTAAAGCTCCTGCAGAAGAAACAGTGGAGAGAGGAATTGAAGAGGatgaaagaaatgaagaaaaacggGAAGAAGGTGGGTGAAAGTGAGTTTGGTTATctgggagaagaagatgatccagaaAATGGGGCTCCAGCTGCAGTGCCAGTTCCATTACCCGATATGGTTTTGCCACCTTCATTTGATAGTGATAACTCAGCTTACCGATACCGTTTTCTGGAGCCCACTTCACAACTCCTAACCAGGCCAGTGTTGGACACCCATGGTTGGGACCATGATTGTGGATATGACGGCGTCAATGCAGAACATAGTCTTGCTGTAGCAAACCGGTTCCCTGCTACGGCTACTGTCCAAGTCACCAAGGACAAGAAAGAGTTCAACATTCATTTGGACTCGTCGGTGTCTGCTAAGCACGGCGAGAATGGATCCACTATGGCAGGGTTCGATATCCAGAATGTAGGGAAGCAGCTGGCTTATGTGGTTAGAGGAGAAACCAAATTCAAGAACTTGAGGAAGAACAAGACGACTGTTGGAGGGTCAGTGACTTTCTTGGGAGAAAACATTGCCACTGGTGTTAAACTCGAGGATCAAATAGCACTGGGGAAAAGGTTTGTTCTTGTGGGCAGCACTGGGACAATGCGATCACAGGGAGATTCTGCCTATGGTGCGAACCTCGAGGTCAGGCTTAGGGAAGCTGATTTCCCTATTGGGCAGGATCAATCCTCTTTAGGGCTGTCTCTGGTGAAGTGGAGAGGCGATTTAGCCCTTGGAGCCAATCTCCAATCTCAAGTCTCTGTTGGAAGGAACTCAAAGATCGCGCTTCGTGCAGGACTTAACAACAAGATGAGCGGACAGATCACAGTCAGAACCAGCAGCTCGGATCAGTTGCAGATTGCTCTCACGGCCATTCTTCCAATTGCCATGTCCATCTACAAGAGCATTCGACCAGAAGCTACGAACGACAAGTACAGCATGTACTAA
- the LOC104737514 gene encoding xyloglucan 6-xylosyltransferase 2, translating to MIERCLGAYRCRRIQRAFRQLKVTILCLVLTVVVLRSTIGAGKFGTPEQDLDEIRQHFYTRKRGEPHRVLEEIQTGGDSSAGDGGGGGNSGGSNNYETFDINKIFVDEGVEEKPDPNKPYTLGPKISDWDEQRSDWLAKNPSFPNFIGPNKPRVLLVTGSAPKPCENPVGDHYLLKSIKNKIDYCRLHGIEIFYNMALLDAEMAGFWAKLPLIRKLLLSHPEIEFLWWMDSDAMFTDMAFELPWERYKDYNLVMHGWNEMVYDQKNWIGLNTGSFLLRNNQWALDLLDTWAPMGPKGKIREEAGKVLTRELKDRPVFEADDQSAMVYLLATQRDAWGNKVYLESGYYLHGYWGILVDRYEEMIENYHPGLGDHRWPLVTHFVGCKPCGKFGDYPVERCLKQMDRAFNFGDNQILQIYGFTHKSLASRKVKRVRNETSNPLEMKDELGLLHPAFKAVKVQTNQV from the exons atgattgAGAGGTGTTTAGGAGCTTACCGGTGCCGGAGAATCCAAAGAGCTTTCCGCCAATTAAAGGTAACGATCCTCTGCCTCGTTCTTACCGTAGTCGTCCTCCGCAGCACGATCGGCGCCGGTAAATTCGGTACTCCGGAGCAAGATCTCGACGAGATCCGTCAACATTTCTACACACGCAAACGAGGTGAGCCTCACCGTGTCCTCGAAGAAATCCAGACCGGAGGAGATTCTTCCGCCGgcgacggtggtggtggtggtaactCCGGCGGGAGTAATAACTACGAGACCTTTGACATCAACAAGATATTCGTTGACGAAGGTGTGGAAGAGAAACCCGACCCGAACAAACCTTACACTCTCGGACCCAAGATTTCAGATTGGGATGAGCAGAGATCTGATTGGTTAGCTAAGAACCCTAGCTTCCCTAATTTCATCGGACCTAACAAGCCACGTGTTCTTTTGGTTACTGGTTCGGCGCCAAAACCGTGTGAGAACCCTGTCGGTGACCACTATCTTTTGAAATCCATCAAGAACAAGATCGATTATTGTAGGTTACACGGGATTGAGATCTTTTACAACATGGCTCTTCTCGATGCGGAGATGGCTGGTTTCTGGGCCAAGCTTCCGTTGATTAGGAAGCTTTTGTTGTCACACCCTGAGATTGAGTTCCTTTGGTGGATGGATAGTGATGCTATGTTTACTGATATGGCCTTTGAGCTTCCATGGGAGAGGTATAAAGATTACAATCTTGTGATGCACGGGTGGAATGAGATGGTTTATGATCAGAAGAACTGGATTGGGTTGAACACTGGGAGTTTCTTGCTTAGGAACAATCAATGGGCGCTTGATTTGCTTGATACTTGGGCTCCTATGGGTCCTAAAGGGAAGATCCGTGAGGAAGCTGGTAAGGTTTTGACCCGTGAGCTCAAGGATAGGCCTGTCTTCGAAGCTGATGATCAGTCTGCTATGGTTTATTTGTTGGCTACTCAGCGAGATGCTTGGGGAAATAAG GTGTACCTAGAAAGCGGATACTATCTTCACGGTTACTGGGGGATTCTCGTGGACCGATATGAAGAAATGATAGAGAACTACCACCCGGGTCTAGGCGATCACAGATGGCCATTGGTGACTCACTTTGTCGGTTGCAAACCGTGTGGGAAGTTTGGTGATTATCCGGTGGAACGGTGTCTAAAACAAATGGACAGAGCCTTTAACTTTGGGGATAACCAGATTCTGCAAATCTATGGTTTCACTCACAAATCTTTGGCTAGTCGCAAAGTCAAGAGAGTGCGAAACGAAACTAGCAATCCATTGGAGATGAAAGACGAGCTTGGGTTGCTTCACCCGGCGTTTAAGGCGGTTAAGGTACAAACCAATCAAGTTTGA